Proteins co-encoded in one Nicotiana sylvestris chromosome 7, ASM39365v2, whole genome shotgun sequence genomic window:
- the LOC138873250 gene encoding spindle pole body component 110-like: MVVSWRESSDDDSKDEDGDEQTLMAIGESDEESEVSIIHLKDKIKFLSKESISELLLDFINESEVINNEMEQLSKECMILKAKCKNMELRASESDSKNAELKNQVLELDTTVLQLSSENLKLKLGIHKNKADHTQFTLEENLGKMKDELYKRDEQIRFLKEDLSKVKHELDRTCKWNRSSNALSWLHEHHSSNKRVLGYETPAPKWDPKSKYLTLLDNKIYIQCEKTGHYKSECTAKEKSSQKNKEFVQGKSRLPGPSEGKQLSHLLFSTPRGDIREFFQLK, from the exons atggttgtttCCTGGAGAGAAAGCTCAGATGATGACTCAAAggatgaagatggagatgaacaaacacttatggcaattggagaatctgatgaggaatctgaggtaagtataattcatctcaaagacaagattaagtttttgtctaaagaaagtaTATCTGAGTTACTTCTAGATTTCATTAATGAATCTGAGGTTATAAACAATGAAATGGAACAGCTGTCTAAGGAATGTAtgattttgaaagctaagtgcaaaaatatggaacttagggctagtgaaagtgatagtaaaaatgctgagttaaagaaccaggttcttgaacttgacaccactgtCCTACAACTTAGCTCTGAAAatctaaaactgaaattaggaataCATAAAAataaagctgatcacacacaattcactttagaagaaaacttaggaaaaatgaaagatgagttgtacaaaagagatgagcagataagattCCTAAAGGAGGATCTAAGTAAGGTCAAGCACGAGCTAGATAGAACCTGTAAATGGAACAGGTCCTCTaatgcactttcatggctacatgagcaccatagtagcaataagagagTACTTGGCTACGAAacccctgcacctaagtgggatcccaaaagcaagtacctcacacttcTTGATAATAAAATTTACATACAATGTGAAAAAACTGGTCACTATAAAAGTGAATGTACTGCAAAAGAAAAGtctagtcaaaagaataaagaatttgttcaagggaaaagTAGGCTGCCag gtccaagtgaagggaagcaaCTGTCACACCTACTTTTTTCTACCCCcagaggggatataagggagtttttccaattaaagtga